The following are encoded together in the Sinorhizobium terangae genome:
- a CDS encoding tripartite tricarboxylate transporter TctB family protein, producing the protein MKSISFDTTNALCGGILTAVGLFFAWQSLSLDLGTAFRMGPGYFPLLLAGVLTLLGVVILVQSTRVQGEPMGAIAIRGMFFILPAPIFFGLTVRGLGFAPAIFFTALIACFASHRMKPHWAIAISLVLAVFSVAVFSYGLKLPFERFGPWVRF; encoded by the coding sequence ATCCATCTCCTTCGACACGACCAATGCCCTGTGCGGCGGCATCCTGACGGCCGTCGGGCTGTTCTTCGCTTGGCAGTCGCTTAGCCTCGATCTCGGCACCGCCTTCCGCATGGGTCCCGGCTACTTCCCGCTTCTTCTTGCCGGCGTATTGACGCTGCTCGGCGTCGTCATCCTCGTACAGTCGACCCGCGTGCAAGGCGAACCGATGGGGGCGATCGCAATCCGCGGCATGTTCTTCATCCTGCCCGCGCCGATCTTTTTCGGGCTCACAGTGCGAGGCCTGGGTTTTGCGCCGGCAATCTTCTTCACGGCGCTCATCGCCTGTTTTGCCTCGCATCGCATGAAGCCGCATTGGGCGATCGCCATTTCGCTGGTGCTGGCCGTCTTTTCGGTGGCGGTGTTCAGTTATGGGCTCAAACTGCCCTTCGAACGCTTCGGCCCCTGGGTCCGGTTCTAG